In Clarias gariepinus isolate MV-2021 ecotype Netherlands chromosome 9, CGAR_prim_01v2, whole genome shotgun sequence, a single window of DNA contains:
- the gpx8 gene encoding probable glutathione peroxidase 8 isoform X1 produces MEALGGYPSKSSSSRPRLVSLVLTVSLCISSLFLLHAQISRSRSHADFYSFQVKDTKGRGVSLEKYRGKVSLVVNVASHSEQSEHNYRELQELHRALGSTHFTVLAFPCAQYGETEPGTGRDAEAFARSNYAVTFPFFNLIKIMGSEAEPAFRFLTDSVQQMPKWNFWKFLVGAEGQVLRVWKPEEPMEEIRREATALVREIILKKRHEL; encoded by the exons ATGGAGGCTCTGGGAGGATATCCGTCCAAATCATCCAGCTCCAGACCCCGGCTGGTGTCCCTGGTCCTCACCGTGTCCCTGTGCATCAGCTCGCTGTTCCTCCTGCACGCACAGATCTCCAGGAGCCGCTCACACGCAGACTTTTACTCCTTCCAGGTGAAGGACACGAAGGGGAGAGGAGTCTCACTGGAGAAGTATCGGGGGAAG GTGTCTCTGGTTGTAAACGTGGCGAGCCACAGTGAGCAGTCTGAACATAATTACCGAGAGCTGCAGGAGCTGCACCGGGCTCTCGGGTCGACTCATTTCACCGTCCTGGCTTTCCCGTGTGCACAGTACGGAGAGACAGAACCGGGGACAGGTCGAGATGCAGAGGCCTTTGCCAGGTCCAACTACGCAGTCACGTTCCCGTTCTTCAACTTGATAAAGATCATGGGGTCAGAGGCGGAGCCAGCCTTCAGATTCCTCACAG ATTCAGTTCAACAGATGCCAAAATGGAACTTCTGGAAGTTCCTGGTGGGTGCAGAGGGTCAGGTCCTGCGGGTTTGGAAGCCCGAGGAGCCGATGGAGGAAATCAGGAGGGAAGCGACGGCTCTCGTACGGGAAATCATACTGAAGAAGAGACATGAGCTCTGA
- the gpx8 gene encoding probable glutathione peroxidase 8 isoform X2: MEALGGYPSKSSSSRPRLVSLVLTVSLCISSLFLLHAQISRSRSHADFYSFQVKDTKGRGVSLEKYRGKYGETEPGTGRDAEAFARSNYAVTFPFFNLIKIMGSEAEPAFRFLTDSVQQMPKWNFWKFLVGAEGQVLRVWKPEEPMEEIRREATALVREIILKKRHEL, from the exons ATGGAGGCTCTGGGAGGATATCCGTCCAAATCATCCAGCTCCAGACCCCGGCTGGTGTCCCTGGTCCTCACCGTGTCCCTGTGCATCAGCTCGCTGTTCCTCCTGCACGCACAGATCTCCAGGAGCCGCTCACACGCAGACTTTTACTCCTTCCAGGTGAAGGACACGAAGGGGAGAGGAGTCTCACTGGAGAAGTATCGGGGGAAG TACGGAGAGACAGAACCGGGGACAGGTCGAGATGCAGAGGCCTTTGCCAGGTCCAACTACGCAGTCACGTTCCCGTTCTTCAACTTGATAAAGATCATGGGGTCAGAGGCGGAGCCAGCCTTCAGATTCCTCACAG ATTCAGTTCAACAGATGCCAAAATGGAACTTCTGGAAGTTCCTGGTGGGTGCAGAGGGTCAGGTCCTGCGGGTTTGGAAGCCCGAGGAGCCGATGGAGGAAATCAGGAGGGAAGCGACGGCTCTCGTACGGGAAATCATACTGAAGAAGAGACATGAGCTCTGA